One Thermorudis peleae genomic window, CGCGATTGGACGGCTGTGTTTGCAGCAGCCGTCCAATTCGTTCCTTACGGACTATCGTAGCCGCCGAAGAGGAGCACGCATGCCGCCTGTACCCCAGTCCACATCACGGCGGCCCACTCAGCGAAAATCGGCGACGAATCATCGCCCGGTTCGTCTCCTTGTTAGTGCCATGATTGGCTTTGCGCTCCTCTTCGTCAGCGTGAGTAGCGCGCTTCTGCTGGAATGTCAGTCTCGAGAGCAAACGAATCAGACAGTTGCGCTACCCGAAGTGACGCCGGGAGCAGAAGAGGCACGACTTCGTGCCCAGCTGACGGCTCAGCCGGATGATCTTGCAACGATCCTTGCCCTCGCTGATGTACTCACCAACAGTGGCCGTTATGAGGAGGCAACCGAACTCTACTCCAAAGCGATCACACTCCAACCGAATGACCCTCGTATTCGC contains:
- a CDS encoding tetratricopeptide repeat protein; this encodes MPPVPQSTSRRPTQRKSATNHRPVRLLVSAMIGFALLFVSVSSALLLECQSREQTNQTVALPEVTPGAEEARLRAQLTAQPDDLATILALADVLTNSGRYEEATELYSKAITLQPNDPRIRLAFGRMLLLAGRYADAQAELQIAAALAPHDPAPYYFLGQLAEQEPEPNIAQAKAAYATAVARDPSSPYARLAQERLKALQATPTPAP